From a region of the Equus przewalskii isolate Varuska chromosome 2, EquPr2, whole genome shotgun sequence genome:
- the EGR3 gene encoding early growth response protein 3 isoform X2, whose product MGGRAGNFLGGELLFPPTPPALPDREGLVGDATVEASVLPGGGSRRPEGENVMDIGLTNEKPNPELSYSGSFQPAPGNKTVTYLGKFAFDSPSNWCQDNIISLMSAGILGVPPASGALSTQTSTASMVQPPQGDVEAMYPALPPYSNCSDLYSEPVSFHDPQGNPGLAYSPQDYQSAKPALDSNLFPMIPDYNLYHHPNDMGSIPEHKPFQGMDPIRVNPPPITPLETIKAFKDKQIHPGFGSLPQPPLTLKPIRPRKYPNRPSKTPLHERPHACPAEGCDRRFSRSDELTRHLRIHTGHKPFQCRICMRSFSRSDHLTTHIRTHTGEKPFACEFCGRKFARSDERKRHAKIHLKQKEKKAEKGGAPSASSAPPVSLAPVVTTCA is encoded by the exons ATGGGGGGGCGCGCTGGGAATTTTCTGGGGGGCGAGCTGCTTTTCCCACCCACTCCTCCCGCCCTCCCCGATCGGGAAGGCTTGGTTGGCGACGCCACGGTAGAGGCTTCGGTTCTCCCGGGTGGGGGCAGCCGCCGACCGGAGGGAG AGAATGTGATGGACATCGGTCTGACCAACGAGAAGCCCAACCCGGAACTCTCTTATTCGGGCTCCTTCCAGCCAGCCCCCGGCAACAAGACCGTGACCTACTTGGGAAAGTTCGCCTTCGACTCCCCTTCCAACTGGTGCCAGGACAACATCATTAGCCTCATGAGCGCCGGTATCTTGGGGGTGCCCCCGGCCTCAGGGGCACTCAGCACTCAGACCTCTACGGCTAGCATGGTGCAGCCGCCACAGGGCGATGTGGAGGCCATGTATCCGGCGCTGCCCCCCTATTCTAACTGCAGTGATCTCTACTCGGAGCCTGTGTCCTTCCACGACCCGCAGGGCAACCCCGGGCTCGCCTATTCCCCCCAGGATTACCAATCGGCCAAGCCGGCCTTGGACAGCAATCTCTTCCCCATGATTCCTGACTACAACCTATATCATCACCCCAACGACATGGGCTCCATTCCGGAGCACAAGCCCTTCCAGGGCATGGACCCCATCCGGGTCAACCCGCCTCCTATTACCCCCCTGGAGACCATCAAGGCATTCAAAGACAAGCAGATCCACCCTGGCTTCGGAAGCCTACCCCAGCCGCCGCTCACGCTCAAGCCCATCCGGCCCCGCAAGTACCCCAACCGACCCAGCAAGACCCCGCTCCACGAGCGGCCCCACGCGTGCCCGGCGGAGGGCTGCGACCGCCGTTTCAGCCGCTCAGACGAGCTGACCCGGCACCTGCGCATCCACACGGGCCACAAGCCCTTCCAGTGTCGGATCTGCATGCGGAGCTTCAGCCGCAGCGACCACCTTACCACTCACATCCGCACTCATACGGGCGAGAAGCCCTTTGCCTGCGAGTTCTGCGGGCGCAAGTTTGCGCGCAGCGACGAGCGCAAGCGCCACGCCAAGATCCAtctcaagcaaaaggagaagaaGGCGGAGAAGGGGGGTGCGCCCTCTGCGTCCTCGGCGCCCCCTGTGTCCTTGGCCCCTGTGGTCACCACCTGCGCCTGA
- the EGR3 gene encoding early growth response protein 3 isoform X1, translating into MTGKLAEKLPVTMSSLLNQLPDNLYPEEIPSALNLFSGSSESVAHYNQMATENVMDIGLTNEKPNPELSYSGSFQPAPGNKTVTYLGKFAFDSPSNWCQDNIISLMSAGILGVPPASGALSTQTSTASMVQPPQGDVEAMYPALPPYSNCSDLYSEPVSFHDPQGNPGLAYSPQDYQSAKPALDSNLFPMIPDYNLYHHPNDMGSIPEHKPFQGMDPIRVNPPPITPLETIKAFKDKQIHPGFGSLPQPPLTLKPIRPRKYPNRPSKTPLHERPHACPAEGCDRRFSRSDELTRHLRIHTGHKPFQCRICMRSFSRSDHLTTHIRTHTGEKPFACEFCGRKFARSDERKRHAKIHLKQKEKKAEKGGAPSASSAPPVSLAPVVTTCA; encoded by the exons ATGACCGGCAAACTCGCCGAGAAGCTGCCGGTGACCATGAGCAGTTTGCTAAACCAACTGCCTGACAATCTGTACCCCGAGGAGATCCCCAGCGCGCTCAACCTCTTCTCTGGCAGCAGCGAATCGGTAGCCCATTACAATCAGATGGCTACAG AGAATGTGATGGACATCGGTCTGACCAACGAGAAGCCCAACCCGGAACTCTCTTATTCGGGCTCCTTCCAGCCAGCCCCCGGCAACAAGACCGTGACCTACTTGGGAAAGTTCGCCTTCGACTCCCCTTCCAACTGGTGCCAGGACAACATCATTAGCCTCATGAGCGCCGGTATCTTGGGGGTGCCCCCGGCCTCAGGGGCACTCAGCACTCAGACCTCTACGGCTAGCATGGTGCAGCCGCCACAGGGCGATGTGGAGGCCATGTATCCGGCGCTGCCCCCCTATTCTAACTGCAGTGATCTCTACTCGGAGCCTGTGTCCTTCCACGACCCGCAGGGCAACCCCGGGCTCGCCTATTCCCCCCAGGATTACCAATCGGCCAAGCCGGCCTTGGACAGCAATCTCTTCCCCATGATTCCTGACTACAACCTATATCATCACCCCAACGACATGGGCTCCATTCCGGAGCACAAGCCCTTCCAGGGCATGGACCCCATCCGGGTCAACCCGCCTCCTATTACCCCCCTGGAGACCATCAAGGCATTCAAAGACAAGCAGATCCACCCTGGCTTCGGAAGCCTACCCCAGCCGCCGCTCACGCTCAAGCCCATCCGGCCCCGCAAGTACCCCAACCGACCCAGCAAGACCCCGCTCCACGAGCGGCCCCACGCGTGCCCGGCGGAGGGCTGCGACCGCCGTTTCAGCCGCTCAGACGAGCTGACCCGGCACCTGCGCATCCACACGGGCCACAAGCCCTTCCAGTGTCGGATCTGCATGCGGAGCTTCAGCCGCAGCGACCACCTTACCACTCACATCCGCACTCATACGGGCGAGAAGCCCTTTGCCTGCGAGTTCTGCGGGCGCAAGTTTGCGCGCAGCGACGAGCGCAAGCGCCACGCCAAGATCCAtctcaagcaaaaggagaagaaGGCGGAGAAGGGGGGTGCGCCCTCTGCGTCCTCGGCGCCCCCTGTGTCCTTGGCCCCTGTGGTCACCACCTGCGCCTGA
- the EGR3 gene encoding early growth response protein 3 isoform X3 has translation MEPCAAWSPRGGRENVMDIGLTNEKPNPELSYSGSFQPAPGNKTVTYLGKFAFDSPSNWCQDNIISLMSAGILGVPPASGALSTQTSTASMVQPPQGDVEAMYPALPPYSNCSDLYSEPVSFHDPQGNPGLAYSPQDYQSAKPALDSNLFPMIPDYNLYHHPNDMGSIPEHKPFQGMDPIRVNPPPITPLETIKAFKDKQIHPGFGSLPQPPLTLKPIRPRKYPNRPSKTPLHERPHACPAEGCDRRFSRSDELTRHLRIHTGHKPFQCRICMRSFSRSDHLTTHIRTHTGEKPFACEFCGRKFARSDERKRHAKIHLKQKEKKAEKGGAPSASSAPPVSLAPVVTTCA, from the exons ATGGAGCCATGTGCGGCGTGGAGTCCCCGCGGTGGGAGAG AGAATGTGATGGACATCGGTCTGACCAACGAGAAGCCCAACCCGGAACTCTCTTATTCGGGCTCCTTCCAGCCAGCCCCCGGCAACAAGACCGTGACCTACTTGGGAAAGTTCGCCTTCGACTCCCCTTCCAACTGGTGCCAGGACAACATCATTAGCCTCATGAGCGCCGGTATCTTGGGGGTGCCCCCGGCCTCAGGGGCACTCAGCACTCAGACCTCTACGGCTAGCATGGTGCAGCCGCCACAGGGCGATGTGGAGGCCATGTATCCGGCGCTGCCCCCCTATTCTAACTGCAGTGATCTCTACTCGGAGCCTGTGTCCTTCCACGACCCGCAGGGCAACCCCGGGCTCGCCTATTCCCCCCAGGATTACCAATCGGCCAAGCCGGCCTTGGACAGCAATCTCTTCCCCATGATTCCTGACTACAACCTATATCATCACCCCAACGACATGGGCTCCATTCCGGAGCACAAGCCCTTCCAGGGCATGGACCCCATCCGGGTCAACCCGCCTCCTATTACCCCCCTGGAGACCATCAAGGCATTCAAAGACAAGCAGATCCACCCTGGCTTCGGAAGCCTACCCCAGCCGCCGCTCACGCTCAAGCCCATCCGGCCCCGCAAGTACCCCAACCGACCCAGCAAGACCCCGCTCCACGAGCGGCCCCACGCGTGCCCGGCGGAGGGCTGCGACCGCCGTTTCAGCCGCTCAGACGAGCTGACCCGGCACCTGCGCATCCACACGGGCCACAAGCCCTTCCAGTGTCGGATCTGCATGCGGAGCTTCAGCCGCAGCGACCACCTTACCACTCACATCCGCACTCATACGGGCGAGAAGCCCTTTGCCTGCGAGTTCTGCGGGCGCAAGTTTGCGCGCAGCGACGAGCGCAAGCGCCACGCCAAGATCCAtctcaagcaaaaggagaagaaGGCGGAGAAGGGGGGTGCGCCCTCTGCGTCCTCGGCGCCCCCTGTGTCCTTGGCCCCTGTGGTCACCACCTGCGCCTGA